The Bacteriovorax sp. Seq25_V genome includes a region encoding these proteins:
- the flhB gene encoding flagellar biosynthesis protein FlhB has translation MAEDTDQEKTEEPSAHRIEEYKRKGEVSSSKELISVLVLSACMLTIGMSFIFIFEQMEEFFRWLAHLDITTAYTEKSLRTIATKTASTALICGAPVCLVALCIGVISSVAQTGFIFASEVLEFKPERLDPIKGFKNLFSMKSAVEAIKGIFKFIFVMAIVFMFLKDEIASYIGFFHLDFFQSFVYGQSILIKLGFSIIIGLFVIALGDFAYQKHSYKKKMMMTKDEAKRESKEQDGNPEVKQKIRQIQREMSQKRMMADIPTADVIITNPTHISIVLKYDSETMIAPTIIGKGADNLALKIREIAKEHDIPIVENVPLARALYKTVKVGEGVPRSLFKAAAEVLAFVYRLNKKKKALK, from the coding sequence ATGGCTGAAGATACAGACCAAGAAAAAACCGAAGAGCCTTCCGCCCATAGGATAGAAGAGTATAAGCGAAAAGGGGAAGTCTCATCGTCAAAAGAACTAATCAGTGTATTAGTCTTGTCTGCTTGTATGCTGACGATCGGTATGTCTTTTATTTTTATCTTTGAACAAATGGAAGAGTTTTTCAGATGGCTTGCGCATCTTGATATTACAACTGCGTATACTGAGAAATCACTTCGAACTATTGCTACAAAAACAGCTTCAACAGCACTCATTTGTGGAGCACCAGTCTGTCTCGTTGCTCTTTGTATTGGAGTGATTTCCAGCGTAGCACAAACAGGATTTATTTTTGCTTCTGAAGTTCTAGAATTTAAACCCGAGCGTCTTGATCCGATAAAAGGGTTTAAAAATTTATTCTCGATGAAATCAGCTGTCGAAGCAATAAAAGGTATCTTTAAATTTATTTTTGTAATGGCGATCGTTTTTATGTTTTTAAAAGACGAAATTGCTTCATATATCGGATTTTTTCATTTAGACTTTTTTCAGAGCTTTGTTTACGGACAATCAATTTTAATAAAGCTTGGTTTTTCTATTATTATCGGACTTTTTGTCATCGCTTTAGGTGATTTTGCTTACCAAAAGCATTCGTACAAGAAGAAAATGATGATGACGAAGGACGAAGCTAAACGAGAGTCTAAGGAGCAGGATGGAAATCCTGAAGTAAAGCAAAAGATTAGACAGATACAGCGTGAGATGTCGCAAAAACGTATGATGGCAGATATCCCGACAGCGGATGTTATTATTACAAACCCGACACACATTAGTATCGTTTTAAAGTATGATAGTGAAACAATGATTGCACCAACAATCATTGGGAAAGGTGCTGATAATTTAGCACTTAAAATAAGAGAAATAGCGAAAGAGCATGATATTCCAATCGTTGAAAATGTTCCGTTAGCGAGAGCTCTTTATAAGACAGTTAAGGTCGGGGAAGGAGTCCCTAGATCTTTATTTAAGGCTGCTGCTGAAGTTCTAGCGTTTGTATATCGCCTGAACAAGAAGAAAAAAGCCTTAAAATAG
- a CDS encoding flagellar biosynthetic protein FliR produces MSIQITDIVPIIAFWLVFSRLLAVNFQLPIYDNLPIPMLVKVLSTLVMSLCFFPEVQHEVMKDINYIGVENFWVITLFYTIVGLVIGFLVKAIMGLFTAAGNIITQQIGFSAVSYFDPSSGQQVGPFEKIIQWTVLVIVLSSGALIPMFKGIFGSFHSIHLYDLGMFGKTHIFYIGVFKSLFLSAIMLSTPLIFTNMLIMVILGILSRTVPQLNVIMVSFSINIGLGLFVFAATSEEFFHVAFRMYTEKLGEWFQFVI; encoded by the coding sequence ATGAGTATTCAAATAACTGACATTGTTCCTATCATTGCATTCTGGTTAGTTTTTTCCAGATTGCTTGCAGTGAACTTTCAGTTGCCAATATACGACAACCTTCCAATCCCAATGCTTGTGAAGGTTCTTTCGACGCTTGTAATGTCTCTGTGCTTTTTTCCAGAAGTTCAACATGAAGTAATGAAGGATATAAATTACATTGGAGTGGAAAACTTTTGGGTGATTACACTTTTCTATACTATAGTAGGTTTAGTAATTGGCTTCTTAGTGAAGGCGATTATGGGACTTTTTACCGCCGCAGGTAACATCATTACACAGCAAATTGGATTTTCAGCAGTAAGTTATTTTGACCCAAGTTCTGGACAGCAAGTTGGTCCATTCGAAAAAATTATTCAATGGACGGTACTTGTAATAGTTCTTTCGTCAGGTGCTTTGATTCCAATGTTTAAAGGTATTTTTGGCTCTTTTCATTCAATCCATCTTTATGATCTTGGAATGTTTGGTAAGACTCATATTTTTTACATCGGTGTTTTTAAGAGTCTATTTCTTTCGGCAATTATGCTGTCAACACCACTTATTTTTACAAATATGCTAATTATGGTTATTTTGGGAATCTTGTCTCGTACAGTTCCTCAGTTAAATGTAATCATGGTTAGTTTCTCGATCAATATTGGTTTAGGTTTATTTGTCTTCGCTGCAACCAGTGAAGAATTTTTCCATGTCGCGTTTAGGATGTATACTGAGAAGCTCGGTGAGTGGTTTCAGTTTGTCATCTAA
- the fliP gene encoding flagellar type III secretion system pore protein FliP (The bacterial flagellar biogenesis protein FliP forms a type III secretion system (T3SS)-type pore required for flagellar assembly.), whose protein sequence is MKFLKSIIAIFLFLFGTQVYAQQGSTNLGLPGLSVNFGQGVDLVDTLQLVILFTVLTLAPAILILCTCFTRIIVVLSFMRQAIGTQSMPPNQLLVGFAMFLSIFVMQPTGEAIYNDAVRPYLNRKITTTVALDRMENSLRGFMNKQVRKADIGLFYDVTGKQAPQSIDDVPIHFLIPAFIISELKTAFQIGFLLYIPFLILDMVVASVLMAMGMMMLPPVVISLPFKLLLFVLVDGWQLVTGSLLRSFH, encoded by the coding sequence GTGAAATTTTTAAAATCAATTATTGCAATATTTCTCTTTCTCTTTGGAACGCAAGTATATGCACAACAAGGTAGTACAAACCTGGGGCTCCCAGGTTTAAGTGTTAATTTTGGCCAAGGTGTTGATCTTGTCGATACATTACAACTTGTCATCCTTTTCACTGTCTTAACTTTGGCTCCAGCTATCTTAATTCTTTGTACATGTTTCACAAGAATTATTGTTGTCCTATCTTTTATGAGACAAGCTATTGGTACTCAGAGTATGCCACCTAACCAGCTACTTGTTGGTTTTGCGATGTTCTTATCAATATTTGTTATGCAACCAACAGGGGAAGCAATTTATAACGATGCGGTTAGACCATACTTAAATCGAAAAATTACAACAACTGTTGCTCTTGATAGAATGGAAAACTCACTAAGAGGATTCATGAATAAACAAGTTAGAAAAGCTGATATTGGACTTTTCTACGATGTCACAGGAAAACAAGCACCACAGTCAATTGATGATGTTCCAATTCATTTCTTGATTCCAGCTTTCATTATCTCTGAGTTAAAGACGGCCTTTCAAATTGGCTTCTTGCTTTATATACCATTTCTAATTCTTGATATGGTTGTTGCCTCAGTGCTTATGGCCATGGGGATGATGATGTTACCTCCTGTTGTAATATCACTACCATTTAAACTTTTACTTTTTGTTCTAGTTGATGGTTGGCAGTTAGTAACAGGATCTTTATTAAGATCTTTTCATTAG
- a CDS encoding flagellar biosynthetic protein FliO: MKKLLLILILSTTALAKVKITKLDYKNDNNFGVVTINLDAELKETPELTIKDDMVQLAIPNSYVWPKIENQVSVNNKFDSTLMAYQFDKDLVRVRANLPYDLKGKENKVSVVLGDKSISLYFPKLAVKTNGQKVASAIKHVETETTTKTKKTDSYDESYLNTLLKDKEAKAAKTAKTITNYENVLNSEKTKVQTEVVDQVKTKASALAKNEFNFSSYIFKFIGFFALLVAGLYAAFNFFRKGMLKKSGLGFFSSAKMVEVLSTTYLGPKRSILVIRAHKQVFLVAQSEKGMDFLTEIKDTAAFIKDGEKEVIGSNFDTNLEKASSIEKDFKLKEMIQATEKQVEVRPEYNAAAEVTRTQKDKVSLSKQIKSKVKELKQFQ, encoded by the coding sequence ATGAAAAAGTTATTATTAATTCTCATTCTTTCAACGACAGCTTTGGCGAAAGTAAAAATTACGAAGCTAGATTATAAGAATGACAATAATTTTGGTGTAGTAACAATCAACTTAGATGCAGAGTTAAAAGAAACTCCTGAACTAACAATCAAAGATGATATGGTACAACTTGCTATCCCTAATTCATATGTATGGCCAAAGATTGAAAATCAAGTTTCAGTGAACAATAAATTTGATTCGACACTAATGGCCTACCAGTTTGATAAAGACCTTGTAAGAGTAAGAGCAAATTTACCATATGATCTAAAAGGAAAAGAAAATAAGGTAAGTGTTGTTCTTGGAGATAAATCAATTAGTCTTTACTTTCCAAAGTTAGCCGTAAAGACGAATGGTCAGAAAGTTGCTTCAGCGATTAAGCATGTTGAAACTGAGACTACTACAAAAACAAAGAAAACTGATTCTTATGACGAAAGTTACCTAAATACACTTTTAAAAGATAAAGAAGCAAAAGCAGCTAAAACTGCCAAGACGATTACTAATTATGAAAATGTATTAAATAGTGAAAAAACAAAAGTTCAAACAGAAGTTGTAGACCAAGTTAAAACTAAGGCTTCTGCATTAGCTAAGAATGAGTTCAATTTCTCTTCTTACATTTTTAAGTTTATTGGATTCTTTGCTCTTCTCGTTGCTGGGCTTTATGCAGCCTTCAATTTCTTTAGAAAAGGAATGTTAAAGAAGAGTGGGTTAGGATTTTTTAGTTCAGCAAAAATGGTTGAAGTGTTAAGTACAACATACCTAGGGCCAAAGAGAAGTATTCTGGTAATTAGAGCACATAAACAAGTATTCCTTGTTGCTCAGTCAGAGAAAGGTATGGACTTCTTAACAGAAATTAAAGATACAGCTGCATTTATTAAGGACGGTGAGAAAGAAGTAATCGGTTCTAACTTTGACACAAATTTAGAAAAAGCTTCTTCTATTGAAAAAGATTTCAAATTAAAAGAAATGATTCAAGCAACTGAGAAGCAGGTAGAAGTAAGACCTGAGTATAATGCAGCGGCAGAGGTAACTCGTACGCAGAAAGATAAGGTGAGTCTTTCAAAGCAAATTAAAAGTAAAGTAAAAGAACTAAAACAATTTCAATAG
- the fliL gene encoding flagellar basal body-associated protein FliL, translating to MADGDASNTDSSKNPLLTIVLILNIVLMGVIAYMQFETHKKLSSQSSIADVVKAEMAKAEEEGDTKSETGEAKEQSGKLFPLDGFTANLAQGDGPRRFIRLNAVLKLNTEANEEEYKARKPQIRDVVISILNAKRPQDLLKSEGKEYLKEEIKSAINTFLVNGKVIDVYYVGFQIN from the coding sequence ATGGCAGATGGAGATGCTAGCAACACAGATTCAAGCAAAAATCCTTTGTTAACTATCGTTTTAATTTTAAATATCGTTTTAATGGGCGTCATTGCGTACATGCAATTTGAAACACATAAGAAGTTATCTAGCCAGTCTTCTATAGCAGACGTCGTAAAAGCAGAGATGGCTAAAGCTGAAGAAGAGGGCGATACAAAATCAGAAACTGGTGAAGCAAAAGAACAAAGTGGAAAGCTATTTCCATTAGATGGTTTTACTGCAAACTTAGCTCAAGGTGATGGGCCAAGAAGATTTATTAGACTAAATGCAGTTTTAAAACTTAATACAGAAGCGAATGAAGAAGAATATAAGGCCCGTAAGCCGCAAATTCGCGACGTGGTAATCAGTATTTTAAATGCTAAAAGACCACAAGATTTACTCAAATCTGAAGGTAAGGAGTACCTTAAAGAAGAGATTAAATCTGCAATCAATACTTTTCTTGTAAATGGAAAAGTTATTGATGTTTATTACGTAGGATTTCAAATTAACTAA
- the fliM gene encoding flagellar motor switch protein FliM: MAQVLSQDEVDALLNAVNDGDSDDFLGSDGGDFDDDDSDDNIQPYDLTNQDRVIRGRMPILEIIYERFIRSFRVSLSNSLRKISTISMISTDLLKFGEFVNTLPIPSCMCIMRFNELRGPALLVFESKLAYAIIDSYFGGTDRPFTKIEGKEFTAIELSFMKKVMDMAISDLEEAWAPVHRIDAQFIRTEINPQFVGVVPPSDVIIATTLEVEFESASGTIMIVVPYSTIEPIKQKLSSSYQTDNDMADSIWTQAMNEHIKHAQATIVVKLGEASMTVGDLLTLEKGDIIPLNQEASGEVTAEVQGVDKMKCLIGTYKGNRAVQITHVDKTPKGSIQFKHED; encoded by the coding sequence ATGGCTCAGGTTCTAAGTCAAGATGAAGTTGATGCTCTATTAAACGCTGTTAACGATGGTGACTCTGATGATTTCTTAGGAAGTGACGGAGGTGACTTTGATGATGATGATAGCGATGATAATATTCAGCCCTATGATCTAACCAATCAAGATAGAGTTATCCGTGGGCGAATGCCTATCCTTGAGATTATCTATGAGAGATTCATTAGATCTTTCAGGGTATCTCTATCAAACTCTCTAAGAAAAATTTCTACTATTTCGATGATTTCGACAGACCTTTTAAAGTTTGGTGAATTCGTAAATACGCTACCTATTCCTTCTTGTATGTGTATCATGAGATTCAATGAACTAAGAGGACCTGCTCTTCTAGTATTCGAATCAAAACTTGCTTACGCAATTATCGATTCTTATTTTGGTGGAACAGATAGACCTTTTACAAAAATTGAAGGAAAAGAATTCACGGCAATCGAACTTTCTTTCATGAAGAAAGTTATGGATATGGCTATTTCTGACCTTGAAGAAGCTTGGGCGCCAGTTCATAGAATTGATGCTCAGTTTATTAGAACAGAGATTAACCCACAGTTCGTTGGTGTTGTTCCTCCATCAGATGTAATTATCGCAACTACACTTGAAGTTGAATTCGAATCAGCTTCTGGAACGATCATGATTGTTGTTCCATATTCAACGATCGAACCAATTAAACAAAAACTAAGTTCAAGTTATCAGACTGATAACGATATGGCCGACAGTATTTGGACTCAGGCCATGAACGAGCATATTAAGCACGCACAAGCGACAATTGTTGTGAAGCTAGGTGAGGCTAGTATGACCGTTGGTGACCTTTTGACACTGGAAAAAGGGGACATTATCCCACTGAACCAGGAAGCGTCAGGAGAGGTTACCGCAGAAGTTCAAGGTGTGGATAAGATGAAGTGCTTAATTGGAACCTATAAGGGCAATAGAGCGGTTCAAATCACACACGTTGATAAAACACCAAAAGGTTCAATTCAGTTTAAACACGAAGACTAG
- a CDS encoding SpoIID/LytB domain-containing protein: MILKFHIALFASTLAFANIKNYQNISNDFKVRVRIAKELNSVTISGTDLKRELYPVKQKKVFAGRKKIKFNCSDFKSDNKMAKNSMLLASLESSTGLISFGKNKYHGKLNVVTSENNDSCDVVNELDMDIYIGSLLAKEMNASWPLEALKAQAVAARTYALYQISKAKLVDDSFFDLENSEKHQVNGDFFDVTQRTLKASRETSGLILTNDLGEVIPAFFHASCGGHTIEPQEVWTNKVSGYKSATCEYCKTRDNWDNTITRERFRAFLDWLGKKDYIRPVGNYKNLVVYPSNKNSGHVELSIGQRRISLRKSLFRRYFGRVIFPSNNFHIVDGQTDGEITFVGKGNGHGVGLCQVGAKSLAQKGLGFREILSHYFPSLKLTKTI; encoded by the coding sequence ATGATTCTTAAGTTTCATATAGCACTATTTGCGAGCACCCTAGCTTTTGCAAATATCAAAAATTATCAGAATATCAGTAATGACTTTAAAGTCAGAGTTCGTATTGCTAAAGAGTTAAACTCAGTGACTATCTCTGGTACCGACCTCAAGCGTGAGCTTTATCCTGTTAAGCAGAAGAAAGTGTTTGCAGGAAGGAAGAAAATAAAATTCAACTGCAGTGACTTTAAATCAGACAATAAGATGGCGAAAAATTCGATGCTCCTGGCTTCCTTAGAGTCTTCTACGGGCTTAATCTCTTTTGGGAAGAATAAGTATCACGGAAAATTAAATGTCGTTACGAGCGAAAATAATGATTCTTGTGATGTCGTTAATGAACTTGATATGGACATTTATATCGGGTCCCTTTTAGCTAAGGAGATGAATGCTTCTTGGCCTCTCGAAGCACTAAAAGCACAGGCCGTTGCTGCGAGAACATATGCCCTTTATCAAATCTCTAAAGCAAAACTAGTAGATGATTCATTTTTTGATCTAGAAAATTCTGAGAAACATCAAGTAAATGGAGACTTCTTCGATGTAACACAAAGAACTTTAAAGGCGTCGAGAGAAACATCTGGTCTTATTTTAACTAATGATCTTGGAGAGGTAATACCTGCGTTTTTTCATGCTAGCTGTGGTGGACATACTATAGAACCCCAGGAAGTATGGACGAATAAAGTTAGTGGTTATAAATCTGCTACGTGTGAATACTGTAAGACAAGAGATAACTGGGATAACACAATCACAAGAGAGCGCTTTAGGGCTTTTTTAGATTGGTTAGGAAAGAAAGATTATATTCGTCCAGTTGGTAATTATAAAAATCTTGTCGTTTACCCATCAAATAAGAATAGTGGTCATGTAGAACTTAGTATTGGGCAAAGACGAATAAGTTTAAGAAAATCACTTTTTAGAAGATACTTTGGAAGAGTTATTTTTCCATCAAATAACTTTCATATTGTCGACGGTCAAACAGATGGGGAAATTACTTTTGTAGGTAAGGGTAATGGCCATGGAGTTGGGCTTTGTCAGGTTGGTGCGAAATCCTTGGCCCAAAAAGGACTTGGGTTTCGTGAGATTCTCTCTCATTACTTCCCAAGTTTGAAATTAACTAAAACGATCTAA
- the fliQ gene encoding flagellar biosynthesis protein FliQ, translated as MDFFSDIAKQAITVALMISAPMLLGSLVMGIMVSIFQAVTQINEQTLSFIPKILVIVGALVLAAPWMSDQLTTFTRELIISIPDLITR; from the coding sequence ATGGATTTTTTTTCAGATATTGCTAAACAAGCAATTACAGTCGCTCTCATGATTTCTGCTCCTATGCTTTTAGGTTCTCTTGTTATGGGTATCATGGTTTCGATCTTTCAAGCTGTTACTCAAATCAATGAGCAGACCCTTTCATTTATTCCAAAGATTCTTGTGATCGTTGGAGCTCTTGTTTTAGCTGCTCCATGGATGAGTGATCAGTTAACTACTTTTACGAGAGAGCTAATTATTAGTATTCCAGATTTAATTACAAGGTAG
- a CDS encoding thioredoxin domain-containing protein, with protein MKKLIALIGAGLMLASCVSDDKIATAVKKAIKEDPNLIAEAIKAHPAEVMQALQTAARDAREVMAKQREEDEKAKLMDAVNNPLKPSITDADAIRGTKGAPIQLVEYSDFQCPYCTKGYEEVVKVLLEKYDGKIQFVYKHLPLSFHSEARIAAHYYEALRLQKDDFAHKFHDVLFTNEAQQKLRQFKEKYLQTVAKELGANMKKLAADVKSEKVINKVKADEAEAAKFQIQGTPGFVLNGVPIRGAYPIQHFEDVLKLLQDNGKLKI; from the coding sequence ATGAAAAAACTTATTGCTCTAATCGGAGCAGGACTTATGCTAGCTAGTTGTGTTTCTGATGACAAAATAGCTACTGCAGTAAAAAAAGCGATTAAGGAAGATCCAAATCTAATAGCTGAAGCTATCAAAGCTCACCCGGCAGAAGTAATGCAAGCTCTTCAAACAGCTGCAAGAGATGCTAGAGAAGTAATGGCTAAGCAAAGAGAAGAAGATGAAAAAGCAAAGTTAATGGATGCTGTTAATAATCCTCTGAAGCCATCTATTACTGATGCAGATGCAATCAGAGGAACAAAAGGTGCTCCAATTCAATTAGTTGAATACTCTGATTTTCAGTGTCCATACTGTACAAAGGGATATGAAGAAGTTGTTAAAGTACTTTTAGAAAAATATGATGGAAAAATTCAATTTGTATATAAGCACTTACCACTTTCATTCCATTCTGAAGCAAGAATTGCAGCTCATTACTATGAAGCACTAAGACTTCAAAAAGATGATTTCGCACACAAGTTTCATGATGTCCTTTTTACAAATGAAGCTCAACAAAAGCTAAGACAGTTTAAAGAAAAATATCTACAAACTGTTGCTAAAGAGCTAGGTGCTAATATGAAGAAGTTAGCAGCTGATGTTAAGTCTGAAAAAGTAATCAATAAAGTAAAAGCAGACGAAGCAGAAGCAGCAAAGTTTCAAATTCAAGGAACTCCAGGTTTTGTACTTAACGGAGTACCGATTAGAGGAGCTTACCCAATTCAACACTTCGAAGATGTTCTAAAACTTCTTCAAGATAATGGTAAATTAAAAATCTAA
- a CDS encoding HU family DNA-binding protein, with protein MNRKELIEAILSNKELNHLTKKDADAFVATLLETVKKAVKKGDDVSLIGFGTFTKTRRAARTGINPATGEKIKIKAKTVPKFKPGKAWKEMF; from the coding sequence ATGAACAGAAAAGAACTTATTGAAGCTATTCTTTCAAACAAAGAACTTAACCACCTAACAAAAAAAGATGCAGATGCTTTCGTAGCTACTCTTCTTGAAACAGTAAAAAAAGCTGTTAAAAAAGGTGATGATGTTTCTCTAATCGGTTTTGGTACATTCACTAAAACAAGAAGAGCTGCTAGAACTGGTATCAACCCAGCAACTGGTGAAAAAATCAAAATTAAAGCTAAAACAGTTCCAAAGTTCAAGCCAGGTAAAGCTTGGAAGGAAATGTTCTAA
- the uvrC gene encoding excinuclease ABC subunit UvrC, producing MSDKVKTERIGMKRIQLLEKAKTLPSIPGCYLLKKVSSDGEVEDILYVGKAKNLKSRVSSYFNNSPKSPKTDILVSHVNNFDFIITDNESEAFVLENNLIKKHYPKYNIRLKDDKSYPYVSIDLNEPFARPVYTRKPNRAKKIKLFGPFTTGSNISQVIRILMKSFMLRDCSLAEFNRRKRPCLLFEINQCSAPCVGKINEQDYLKDLNFVINFFEGKSKKALKELEDRMMNAASEEKFELAASIRDNLQVLKEFCEGSFEQNVEMNNNKNLDVISYYVGDIELDISCYMVRNGIVLGHKNFHFQKGDDALENEEIFMNFLYQYYTTTRELTPDEIVVDLADNNIQILKDSLLSALDTEIKISSPGKQFANIFSLTSEHAKEHQRFRNKNEDSPWVGLNKLRELLNLKETPKLLECYDVAIWQGSSPTASQIVFDEGVPDKKRYRYYALEEREEGNNDFEMMKEVLSRRLKKGKLPDVFIVDGGKGQVNSFLEVLKDFDLNIPVVGIAKERSGKHQSFKDTAVAKSEERLIIPNRLNPYILKKCPSLMRIVVSMRDEAHRFSRKLHHKKEKDRIFNSWFNDIEGIGPKTREKIQTNLDVSIEELKSFSTDQIMDKFLVSEVIAKKIKKKLSSDSF from the coding sequence GTGAGTGATAAAGTAAAGACCGAACGCATAGGAATGAAAAGAATTCAGCTTTTAGAAAAAGCTAAGACACTTCCGTCTATTCCGGGTTGTTATTTACTTAAAAAAGTCAGTTCTGATGGGGAAGTTGAAGATATTCTCTATGTTGGGAAAGCAAAAAACTTAAAGAGTCGGGTATCTTCTTATTTTAATAATTCTCCAAAATCGCCCAAAACAGATATTCTTGTTTCTCATGTCAATAATTTCGATTTTATTATTACTGATAATGAATCAGAAGCATTTGTTCTCGAAAACAATCTAATCAAGAAGCATTACCCAAAATATAATATTCGTTTAAAAGATGATAAGTCTTATCCTTATGTATCAATAGATTTGAATGAACCATTTGCTCGACCGGTTTACACGAGAAAGCCAAATCGGGCAAAAAAAATTAAGCTTTTTGGGCCATTTACAACAGGTAGTAATATTTCACAAGTAATTAGAATTCTCATGAAATCTTTTATGTTAAGGGATTGTTCTCTTGCAGAATTTAACAGAAGAAAAAGACCATGCCTATTATTTGAAATCAATCAGTGTTCTGCTCCATGTGTTGGGAAAATTAATGAGCAAGATTACCTGAAGGATTTAAATTTTGTTATTAACTTCTTTGAGGGGAAGAGTAAGAAAGCATTAAAAGAACTGGAAGACCGAATGATGAATGCAGCATCGGAAGAGAAGTTTGAGTTAGCAGCATCAATTCGTGATAATCTTCAGGTCTTAAAAGAATTCTGTGAAGGATCTTTTGAACAGAATGTTGAGATGAATAATAATAAGAACCTTGATGTTATCTCTTACTATGTAGGAGATATTGAGTTAGACATTTCTTGTTATATGGTGAGAAATGGAATTGTTTTAGGACATAAGAACTTTCACTTTCAAAAGGGGGACGACGCTTTAGAGAATGAAGAAATATTTATGAACTTTCTCTATCAGTATTACACGACAACACGCGAGCTAACACCCGATGAAATTGTCGTTGATCTCGCTGATAACAATATTCAAATTCTAAAAGATTCTTTGTTAAGTGCTCTTGATACAGAGATAAAAATATCTTCTCCAGGAAAGCAGTTTGCAAATATCTTCTCTTTGACTTCTGAGCATGCAAAAGAACATCAGAGATTTAGAAATAAGAATGAAGACTCACCATGGGTTGGACTAAATAAGCTTCGAGAGCTTTTGAATTTAAAAGAAACACCAAAACTTCTTGAATGCTATGATGTTGCAATTTGGCAGGGGAGCTCTCCAACGGCATCACAAATTGTATTTGATGAAGGGGTACCGGATAAGAAAAGATATCGCTATTATGCTCTAGAAGAAAGAGAAGAAGGAAATAATGATTTTGAAATGATGAAAGAGGTTCTCAGTCGTCGCCTTAAAAAAGGCAAACTACCTGACGTCTTTATTGTCGATGGTGGAAAAGGACAGGTTAATTCATTTCTTGAAGTGCTCAAGGATTTTGATTTGAATATTCCAGTTGTTGGAATAGCAAAAGAGAGAAGCGGAAAGCATCAAAGCTTTAAAGATACAGCTGTTGCAAAAAGTGAAGAGCGTTTAATTATTCCAAATCGTTTGAATCCGTATATTCTCAAAAAGTGTCCATCACTGATGAGAATTGTTGTTTCCATGAGAGATGAAGCACATCGATTTTCTCGCAAGCTTCATCATAAAAAAGAGAAGGACAGGATTTTCAATTCTTGGTTCAATGACATTGAAGGAATTGGACCAAAGACTCGTGAAAAAATTCAAACTAATCTCGATGTGAGCATTGAAGAGCTAAAATCTTTTTCTACAGATCAAATAATGGATAAGTTTTTAGTGAGTGAAGTGATTGCGAAGAAAATAAAAAAGAAGCTGTCTTCTGACAGCTTTTAG